One region of Trichosurus vulpecula isolate mTriVul1 chromosome 1, mTriVul1.pri, whole genome shotgun sequence genomic DNA includes:
- the LRRC8E gene encoding volume-regulated anion channel subunit LRRC8E has translation MIPVAEFKQFTEQQPALKVLKPWWDVLAEYITVAMLMIGVFGCTLQVTQDKIICLPSHVPRENLSETPCGELPRGISGDTEDLRELSGLKNNLDLQQYSFINQLCYETALHWYAKYFPYLVVIHTLIFMVCTSFWFKFPGTSSKIEHFISILGKCFDSPWTTRALSEVSGENHKGTSGRVAATAIVGSGKTGESEKVLTEPEKVVMEPPAVTLLDKKEGEQAKALFEKVKKFRMHVEEGDILYTMYIRQTVLKVCKFLAILIYNVIYVEKINFLVACQVETAEVTGYANFCCNHTKAHLFAKLAFCYISFVCVYGLTCLYTLYWLFHRPLKEYSFCSVREETGMGDIPDVKNDFAFMLHLIDQYDSLYSKRFAVFLSEVSESRLKQLNLNHEWTPEKLRQKLQRNGRGRLELALCMLPGLPDTVFELSEIEVLKLEAICDITFPPTLSQLVHLEELSLLHSPAKLPFSSFVFLRDRLKVVRVKCEELREVPLWVFGLRSLEELHLEGLFPAELSRAANLESLKELKLLKSLSLRSNAGKVPPSVTDVAGHLQKLSLHNDGARLLTLNGLKKLTALRELELVGCGLERIPHAVFSLTALQELDLKDNHLRSIEEILSFQHCRKLVTLKLWHNQIAYVPDHIRKLKGLEQLYLSHNKLETLPPQLCFCTNLRLLDISHNGLRSLPQEVSILQNLQHLAVSYNALEALPDELFFCQKLRTLLLGYNHLSQLSPRVAALQALSRLELKGNRLEALPEELGNCGGLKKSGLLVEEALYEGLPAEVREKMEEE, from the exons ATGATCCCAGTGGCTGAATTCAAGCAATTCACGGAGCAGCAGCCAGCATTGAAAGTGCTAAAGCCATGGTGGGATGTGCTAGCTGAATATATCACGGTGGCCATGCTCATGATCGGGGTCTTTGGCTGTACCCTGCAG GTGACTCAGGACAAGATCATATGTCTGCCTAGCCACGTACCCCGGGAGAATCTTTCAGAGACCCCATGTGGGGAGCTGCCTCGGGGAATCTCTGGGGATACGGAGGACCTTCGGGAGCTCAGTGGCCTCAAGAACAACCTGGACTTACAACAGTATAGCTTCATCAACCAGCTCTGCTATGAAACGGCACTCCACTGGTATGCCAAGTACTTTCCCTATCTGGTTGTCATTCACACTCTCATCTTTATGGTCTGCACAAGCTTCTGGTTCAAATTCCCTGGAACCAGTTCCAAGATTGAGCACTTCATCTCTATCTTGGGCAAATGCTTTGACTCACCATGGACAACTCGGGCCCTGTCAGAAGTTTCTGGTGAGAACCACAAAGGTACCTCAGGACGGGTAGCAGCCACAGCCATAGTTGGGTCAGGAAAGACAGGTgagtcagagaaggtgctgacagAGCCCGAGAAGGTGGTGATGGAACCTCCAGCTGTCACCCTGTTGGACAAAAAAGAGGGGGAGCAAGCCAAGGCCCTGTTTGAGAAGGTTAAGAAGTTCCGCATGCATGTGGAAGAGGGTGACATCTTATATACCATGTATATCCGTCAGACAGTACTCAAGGTATGCAAATTTTTGGCTATTCTGATCTATAATGTCATCTATGTGGAGAAGATTAACTTCTTGGTAGCCTGCCAGGTGGAAACAGCAGAAGTCACAGGGTATGCCAACTTCTGCTGTAACCACACAAAGGCTCACCTCTTTGCCAAGCTGGCCTTCTGCTACATCTCCTTTGTGTGTGTCTATGGTCTCACTTGCCTCTATACACTGTACTGGCTCTTCCACCGGCCCCTCAAGGAGTATTCTTTCTGTTCGGTGAGAGAGGAGACAGGAATGGGTGACATCCCAGATGTCAAGAACGACTTTGCCTTCATGCTCCACCTCATTGACCAATATGACTCACTTTATTCCAAACGTTTTGCTGTCTTCCTCTCCGAGGTCAGTGAAAGCCGGCTCAAGCAACTCAACCTCAACCATGAATGGACGCCAGAGAAACTGCGCCAGAAGCTCCAGCGCAATGGGAGAGGACGGCTGGAGCTGGCGCTCTGCATGCTGCCAGGTCTACCTGATACAGTATTTGAGCTGAGCGAGATAGAGGTCCTCAAGCTGGAGGCCATCTGTGACATCACTTTTCCTCCAACCCTGTCCCAGCTGGTCCACCTGGAAGAGCTCAGCCTGCTTCACTCCCCTGCCAAACTACCCTTCTCCTCCTTTGTTTTCTTGAGGGACCGACTCAAGGTGGTGCGGGTGAAGTGTGAGGAGTTGCGTGAAGTGCCCCTGTGGGTGTTTGGCCTCCGGAGTCTGGAAGAGCTCCATCTTGAGGGTCTTTTCCCGGCAGAACTTAGCCGGGCAGCTAACCTGGAGAGCCTCAAAGAGCTGAAGCTACTCAAGAGCCTCTCCTTGAGAAGCAATGCAGGCAAAGTACCCCCCAGTGTGACTGATGTGGCCGGTCACCTACAGAAGCTCAGCCTCCACAATGATGGGGCAAGGCTGCTGACCCTTAATGGATTAAAGAAGCTAACAGCACTGAGGGAGTTGGAGCTAGTGGGCTGTGGGCTGGAGAGGATTCCCCATGCTGTCTTTAGCTTGACTGCGCTACAGGAGTTAGACCTGAAGGACAACCACCTGCGCTCCATCGAGGAGATCCTGAGCTTTCAGCACTGTCGCAAGCTGGTCACACTCAAGTTGTGGCACAACCAGATTGCCTACGTCCCAGACCACATTCGCAAACTGAAGGGTTTAGAGCAATTGTACCTCAGCCACAACAAGTTGGAGACCCTGCCACCCCAGCTCTGTTTCTGTACCAACCTCCGCCTGCTTGACATTTCTCACAATGGCCTCCGCTCCTTGCCCCAAGAGGTGAGCATTCTCCAAAACTTGCAGCATCTTGCAGTTTCCTACAATGCCCTGGAGGCACTCCCGGATGAACTCTTCTTTTGCCAAAAGCTGAGGACGCTGTTGCTGGGTTACAATCATCTAAGCCAGCTCTCACCTCGAGTGGCTGCACTGCAGGCCCTCAGCCGGCTGGAACTCAAGGGTAACCGACTAGAGGCTTTACCTGAAGAACTTGGCAATTGTGGGGGGCTTAAAAAATCAGGGCTGCTGGTGGAAGAGGCCCTGTATGAGGGACTGCCTGCTGAAGTTcgggagaagatggaagaggagtAA